Proteins encoded in a region of the Candidatus Nitrosomarinus catalina genome:
- a CDS encoding acyl-CoA carboxylase subunit beta has protein sequence MHSEKIDEYTKNKNTALQGGGEDRILSQHEKGKLTARERIDLLLDEGTFVEVDPMTTHHYYEYDMQKKKFFTDGVIGGYGNVSGRQIFVFAYDFTVLGGTLSQMGAKKITKLMDHAVKTGCPIIGIMDSGGARIQEGIMSLDGFADIFYHNQLASGVIPQITASVGPSAGGSVYSPAMTDFVIMVEKIGSMFVTGPDVVKTVLGEEISFEELGGANTHGTKSGVAHFVAENEYECMDYIKKLISFLPQNNTEQPPKVSTDDDPNRLDNNLINIMPENPLQPYDMKEIINSIVDDHEFFEIHELFAPNIVVGYGRLNGNVVGIVANQPMHLAGALDIDSSNKASRFIRFCDSFNIPIITLVDTPGYMPGSNQEHNGIIRHGSKLLYAYCEATVPRITLVIGKAYGGAYIAMGSKNLRTDINYAWPTAKCAVLGGEAAVKIMNRKDLAASDDPESLKKQLVDEFAEKFENPYVAASHGTVDNVINPAETRPMLIKALEMLANKREKQLPRKHGNINL, from the coding sequence ATGCATTCTGAGAAGATTGATGAATATACAAAAAACAAAAACACTGCATTACAAGGTGGTGGGGAAGATCGTATTTTATCTCAGCATGAAAAAGGCAAACTAACTGCTCGTGAAAGAATAGATTTACTTCTTGATGAAGGTACTTTTGTTGAAGTCGATCCAATGACTACTCATCATTATTATGAGTATGATATGCAAAAAAAGAAATTTTTTACTGATGGTGTCATAGGCGGATATGGAAATGTTTCCGGTCGTCAAATCTTTGTTTTTGCATATGATTTCACTGTTTTGGGTGGTACATTAAGTCAGATGGGAGCTAAAAAAATTACTAAATTAATGGATCATGCAGTAAAAACTGGATGTCCAATTATTGGAATTATGGATTCTGGTGGTGCTAGAATACAAGAAGGAATTATGAGTTTAGATGGATTTGCAGATATATTTTATCACAATCAATTAGCTTCTGGAGTTATTCCACAGATTACTGCAAGTGTTGGTCCATCTGCTGGTGGTTCTGTTTATTCTCCTGCAATGACTGATTTTGTTATTATGGTAGAAAAAATTGGAAGTATGTTTGTAACTGGACCTGATGTTGTTAAAACTGTATTAGGTGAAGAAATTTCTTTTGAAGAACTTGGTGGTGCTAATACTCATGGAACAAAAAGTGGTGTTGCACATTTTGTTGCTGAAAATGAATACGAATGTATGGATTACATCAAAAAACTAATTTCATTTTTACCTCAAAATAATACTGAACAACCACCAAAAGTTTCAACTGACGATGATCCAAATAGATTGGATAATAATTTAATCAATATCATGCCGGAAAATCCTTTACAACCATATGACATGAAAGAAATCATTAATTCAATTGTTGATGACCATGAATTCTTTGAGATTCATGAATTATTTGCACCAAATATTGTAGTTGGATATGGTAGACTAAATGGTAATGTTGTTGGAATTGTAGCTAATCAACCAATGCATCTTGCAGGTGCATTAGATATTGATTCATCAAATAAAGCTTCACGCTTTATTCGATTTTGTGATTCATTTAACATTCCAATAATTACTTTAGTTGATACACCAGGTTACATGCCAGGTTCAAATCAAGAACATAATGGTATTATTCGACATGGAAGTAAATTGCTCTATGCATATTGTGAAGCAACTGTTCCAAGAATAACCCTAGTTATTGGTAAAGCATACGGTGGAGCATACATTGCAATGGGAAGTAAAAATCTTAGAACTGATATTAATTATGCCTGGCCTACAGCCAAATGTGCTGTTTTAGGTGGTGAGGCAGCTGTAAAAATTATGAATAGAAAAGATCTTGCTGCTTCTGATGATCCTGAATCTCTTAAAAAACAACTTGTAGATGAATTTGCAGAAAAATTCGAAAATCCTTACGTTGCTGCATCTCACGGAACAGTTGATAATGTAATTAATCCTGCTGAAACCAGACCTATGTTGATTAAAGCATTAGAAATGCTTGCAAATAAAAGAGAAAAGCAATTACCTAGAAAACATGGAAATATCAATTTGTGA
- a CDS encoding NADH-quinone oxidoreductase subunit B: MLKDLVTPENANVFIGKLGDILEKAIDKPLGYAINWGRIWSLWPVHIETACCSVEFGAASSPRYDVERFGIIEAFGSLRQCDLIVVQGTITRKMAPRLRLVYDQMPEPKYVIAMGACAITGGLYFDSYNVLPGIDGVLPVDVYVPGCPPRPETLIQGCILLQEKIKRMKARKFV; this comes from the coding sequence TTGCTTAAAGATTTAGTAACACCAGAAAATGCAAATGTCTTCATTGGAAAACTTGGAGATATTTTGGAAAAAGCAATTGACAAACCATTGGGCTATGCTATCAATTGGGGTAGAATTTGGTCACTTTGGCCTGTGCATATTGAAACAGCTTGTTGTAGTGTTGAGTTTGGTGCAGCATCAAGTCCTAGATACGATGTTGAAAGATTTGGTATCATTGAAGCATTTGGATCACTAAGACAATGTGATCTTATTGTTGTACAAGGTACCATTACAAGAAAAATGGCTCCACGTTTAAGATTAGTTTATGATCAAATGCCAGAACCAAAATATGTGATTGCTATGGGAGCTTGTGCAATTACTGGAGGATTGTATTTTGATTCATACAATGTACTTCCAGGAATTGATGGAGTTCTTCCAGTTGATGTTTATGTTCCAGGTTGCCCACCTAGACCTGAAACTCTCATACAAGGATGTATTTTGTTACAAGAAAAAATTAAGAGAATGAAGGCTAGGAAGTTTGTATGA
- a CDS encoding AAA family ATPase: MWSEKYRPQNISDMVGNEEPREAIIKWFAKWKKGTKPLLIIGPPGIGKTTIAYLLAKQFDYDMIGLNASDVRSKSRINEILTPVLGNVSVLGTPMIFVDEVDGIHGRGDYGGASALVDILKKPNVPILLAANYDDSDKMKSIKKAVTTISFKKIPPRLLRIYLDNILKKENEKLSPGSLIKVIDKSRGDIRSMINLTQSLITGFNPQTASSFENINIEDGINAFFKANSIEEARGVLYSIQIDPREKINAFYSSIITSDLDSDSLAKYLEIISNADMLFGKIMKTQNWRLLRYLNDILISLYQKDDRIRYSKYNLSWPVLNRIRWDGAKIKSLSSIMSKKLHLSSSAFVTICLPYVLFCIKNKKLELELEETFGDIIDKEIEMLQ, from the coding sequence ATGTGGTCTGAAAAATATCGACCTCAGAATATTTCTGATATGGTGGGTAATGAAGAACCCCGTGAAGCAATAATCAAATGGTTTGCAAAATGGAAAAAGGGCACAAAACCTCTTTTAATAATTGGACCTCCTGGAATTGGAAAGACTACTATCGCATATCTTTTAGCTAAACAATTTGATTATGATATGATCGGGCTTAATGCTAGTGATGTACGTAGTAAATCTAGAATTAATGAAATTCTTACTCCTGTTTTAGGTAATGTCAGTGTTTTGGGAACTCCAATGATTTTTGTTGATGAGGTTGATGGAATTCACGGTCGTGGAGATTATGGTGGTGCTTCTGCTCTTGTTGATATTTTGAAGAAACCAAATGTTCCAATTTTACTTGCTGCAAATTATGATGATTCAGATAAAATGAAGAGTATAAAAAAAGCAGTAACAACAATATCATTTAAAAAAATTCCACCAAGATTATTGCGGATATATTTAGATAATATTTTAAAAAAAGAAAATGAAAAACTTAGTCCTGGTTCTTTAATCAAAGTAATTGATAAGTCTAGAGGTGATATTCGTTCTATGATCAATCTCACTCAATCCTTGATTACTGGATTTAATCCACAAACTGCATCTTCTTTTGAAAATATTAACATTGAAGATGGAATCAATGCATTTTTCAAAGCAAATTCTATTGAAGAAGCTCGTGGTGTTTTATATTCAATACAAATTGATCCCAGAGAAAAAATTAATGCATTTTATTCAAGTATAATTACTAGCGATTTGGATAGTGATTCCCTCGCAAAATATTTAGAAATTATTTCCAACGCTGACATGTTGTTTGGAAAAATTATGAAAACTCAAAATTGGAGATTGTTACGTTATCTTAATGATATTTTAATTAGTTTGTATCAAAAAGATGATAGAATTAGATATTCAAAATATAATTTATCTTGGCCTGTTCTTAACAGAATTCGCTGGGATGGTGCAAAAATTAAATCATTGTCTTCCATTATGTCTAAAAAATTACATCTATCCTCTAGTGCATTCGTTACAATTTGCTTGCCATATGTTCTATTTTGTATAAAAAATAAAAAATTGGAATTAGAATTAGAAGAAACCTTTGGCGATATTATTGATAAGGAGATTGAAATGTTACAATGA
- a CDS encoding acetyl-CoA carboxylase biotin carboxyl carrier protein subunit yields the protein MTNFKIQEIEKSFDGKILENLGDNDYIIKINDNEHKLKIISMNSRGIEFILNQQYHKAKYLEQSTNEMNIVIDNVPMTINLHTHYDKVVYKNSGGSSSGGAQIALKSQIPGKVVSISVEHGDSVKKGDVVCTLESMKMQVAVKAHKDGVIRNIKAKEGASVAKGDIISDIE from the coding sequence ATGACTAATTTTAAAATCCAAGAAATTGAAAAATCATTTGATGGAAAAATTCTAGAAAATCTCGGTGACAATGATTACATAATCAAAATTAATGATAATGAACACAAATTAAAAATAATTAGTATGAATTCACGTGGAATAGAATTTATCTTAAATCAACAATACCACAAGGCAAAATATCTTGAACAATCCACAAATGAAATGAATATTGTTATAGATAATGTACCAATGACTATCAATCTACATACTCATTATGATAAAGTCGTTTACAAAAATTCTGGTGGAAGTAGTTCTGGCGGAGCACAAATAGCATTAAAAAGTCAAATTCCTGGTAAAGTAGTTTCAATTTCAGTTGAACATGGGGATTCAGTAAAGAAAGGTGATGTTGTTTGTACTTTGGAGTCTATGAAAATGCAAGTTGCAGTAAAAGCACACAAAGATGGAGTTATCCGAAATATTAAAGCTAAAGAAGGCGCATCTGTTGCAAAAGGCGATATAATTTCAGATATAGAATAA
- a CDS encoding NADH-quinone oxidoreductase subunit C: MSSDTEAKTETKPAAKPAAKPAAKPVELPAFEKSISDKVVEKFGDKVEVEFVKENRVGIKAKREDVHDVAEFIRDGLNYDHVESVSGVDYPQDKEIEVVYHIGSYSDSSLAKQILVLSTRAQREENPLPGKDATKLPSLRDIFYSVEFHEREVFEMFGVYFNGHPDNRRLLLPEDWADLPPLRKDFAIKGR; this comes from the coding sequence ATGAGTTCTGACACTGAAGCAAAAACTGAAACTAAACCAGCTGCAAAACCAGCTGCAAAACCAGCTGCAAAACCAGTAGAATTACCTGCTTTTGAAAAAAGTATTTCTGATAAAGTTGTTGAAAAATTTGGTGATAAAGTAGAAGTTGAATTTGTTAAAGAAAATAGAGTTGGAATTAAAGCTAAAAGAGAAGACGTTCATGATGTTGCAGAATTTATTCGAGATGGATTGAATTATGATCATGTAGAATCAGTTTCAGGAGTAGATTACCCACAGGATAAAGAAATTGAGGTAGTTTATCATATTGGCTCTTATTCGGACTCATCATTGGCTAAACAAATCCTTGTTTTATCTACTAGAGCACAAAGAGAGGAAAATCCACTTCCTGGAAAAGATGCAACAAAATTACCTTCTCTTAGAGATATATTCTACAGTGTAGAATTTCACGAAAGAGAAGTTTTTGAAATGTTTGGAGTTTATTTTAATGGTCATCCAGATAACCGACGATTACTTTTGCCTGAAGATTGGGCAGATTTACCACCTCTCAGAAAGGACTTTGCAATAAAAGGACGATAG
- a CDS encoding inositol monophosphatase family protein: MEVIEILREASNRIYKNVKDLAGTEEAAGDFGRGAGGDISRNIDITAEQTVLDYLKEIKFECIVLGEECGRVELSDNPKGYIIMDAIDGSANAVRGVPFFCSSLAFATENKLSSITDGVITDLTNGDMYWASEGKGSFLNEKQIKVQQKEPIYKIVGINTSGGSNELMQRMYPIFQNHNHTRHFGANALEMALFARGLMDVFIDFRDKIRIQDIAAGCIIVKESGGLLLDADLNPLDADLSYETRVSFIAAANQKILDEIMSQIN; encoded by the coding sequence ATGGAAGTTATAGAAATTCTTCGTGAAGCATCAAATCGAATTTATAAAAATGTAAAAGATCTTGCAGGGACAGAAGAGGCTGCAGGAGATTTTGGGAGAGGTGCAGGTGGAGATATTTCACGAAATATTGACATTACTGCTGAACAAACTGTTTTAGATTATCTAAAAGAAATAAAGTTTGAATGTATTGTTTTAGGTGAAGAATGTGGTAGAGTAGAATTATCAGATAATCCAAAAGGTTACATCATAATGGATGCAATAGATGGTTCAGCAAATGCTGTACGGGGTGTACCATTTTTTTGTAGTTCATTAGCATTTGCAACAGAAAATAAACTTAGTTCTATTACAGATGGAGTAATTACAGATTTAACAAATGGAGATATGTATTGGGCTTCAGAAGGAAAGGGTTCATTTTTGAATGAAAAACAAATCAAAGTACAACAAAAAGAACCAATTTACAAAATTGTTGGAATTAACACATCTGGCGGCTCTAATGAATTAATGCAACGTATGTATCCAATATTTCAAAATCATAATCATACTAGACATTTTGGAGCCAACGCATTAGAAATGGCATTGTTTGCAAGAGGTTTGATGGATGTTTTTATTGACTTTAGGGATAAAATTAGAATTCAAGACATTGCTGCAGGATGTATTATTGTAAAAGAATCTGGAGGTTTACTGTTGGATGCAGATTTGAATCCACTTGATGCAGATCTAAGTTATGAGACAAGAGTCTCATTTATTGCTGCAGCAAATCAAAAAATTCTGGATGAAATAATGTCACAAATTAATTAG
- a CDS encoding acetyl-CoA carboxylase biotin carboxylase subunit, with protein sequence MIEKVLIANRGEIALRVIRTCKALGIKTVAVYSDEDTNSLHVKQASEAYHIGEAAPAKSYLNQEKILDVMLSSGADAVHPGYGFLSENDDFARLCEKNKITFIGPSADSMNLCGDKMECKAAMLKAKVPTVPGSPGLVKDAEDAAKVANEIGYPVMLKSVYGGGGRGIRIVTNDKELHEGFETVTSESIAAVGKSAIIVEKFLEKTRHIEYQMCRDQHGNAVHLFERECSIQRRNQKLIEQTPSPVVDDAKREEIGEIVVRAAEAVDYTNLGTAEFLRADNGEFYFIEINARLQVEHPISEMVSGLDFVKLQIDIANGEPLPFKQKDLKMNGYAIECRINAEDTFLDFAPSTGPVPDVTIPSGPNVRCDTYLYPGCTVSPFYDSLMAKLCTWGPTFEESRTRMLTALNDMYVQGVETSIPLYKTILNSEEYKNGELSTDFLKRYDVIDKLTEDLKQEKENKTEAALAAAIIHSEYFKSQVQNNSNNSANWKNKLD encoded by the coding sequence ATGATTGAGAAAGTACTTATCGCTAACAGAGGAGAAATCGCTTTACGTGTAATTAGAACTTGTAAAGCACTTGGAATCAAAACAGTTGCTGTATATTCTGATGAAGACACAAATTCATTACATGTTAAACAAGCATCTGAAGCATATCATATTGGTGAAGCTGCACCTGCTAAATCATATCTTAATCAAGAAAAAATTCTAGATGTAATGTTATCTTCTGGTGCAGATGCTGTACATCCTGGTTATGGATTCCTTTCTGAAAATGATGATTTTGCTAGATTGTGTGAGAAAAATAAAATTACATTTATTGGTCCATCTGCAGATTCAATGAATCTTTGTGGTGATAAGATGGAATGTAAAGCTGCAATGTTAAAAGCTAAAGTTCCAACTGTCCCTGGAAGTCCTGGCTTAGTAAAGGATGCAGAAGATGCAGCAAAAGTTGCAAATGAAATAGGATATCCTGTTATGTTAAAATCAGTTTATGGTGGTGGAGGTCGTGGAATTAGAATTGTAACAAATGACAAAGAATTACACGAAGGTTTTGAAACAGTAACCTCAGAATCTATTGCTGCTGTTGGAAAATCTGCAATCATTGTTGAGAAATTCTTAGAAAAAACAAGACACATTGAATATCAAATGTGCAGAGATCAACATGGAAATGCAGTACATCTCTTTGAGAGAGAATGTTCTATTCAAAGAAGAAATCAAAAACTAATTGAACAAACCCCTTCTCCTGTGGTAGATGATGCAAAAAGAGAAGAAATTGGTGAAATAGTTGTTAGAGCAGCAGAGGCAGTTGATTATACAAATCTTGGAACTGCTGAATTCTTAAGAGCTGACAATGGTGAATTTTATTTTATTGAGATTAATGCAAGACTCCAAGTAGAACACCCAATTAGTGAAATGGTTTCAGGATTAGACTTTGTCAAACTACAAATTGATATTGCAAATGGAGAGCCGCTACCATTCAAACAAAAGGATCTAAAGATGAATGGTTATGCAATTGAATGTAGAATTAATGCTGAAGATACCTTTTTGGACTTTGCACCTTCAACAGGACCAGTTCCAGATGTTACAATTCCTTCAGGACCTAATGTTAGATGTGACACTTATCTTTACCCTGGATGCACTGTTTCTCCATTTTATGATTCACTAATGGCAAAACTCTGTACATGGGGACCAACATTTGAAGAGTCTAGAACTAGAATGCTTACTGCATTAAATGATATGTATGTTCAAGGTGTTGAAACCTCTATTCCTCTTTACAAAACAATCCTTAATTCTGAAGAATACAAAAATGGAGAATTGTCTACTGACTTTTTGAAACGTTATGATGTGATTGATAAATTAACTGAAGATCTTAAACAAGAAAAAGAAAATAAAACTGAAGCCGCATTAGCTGCTGCAATTATTCATTCTGAATACTTTAAGAGCCAAGTACAAAATAATTCTAACAATAGCGCAAACTGGAAAAATAAACTGGACTGA
- a CDS encoding redoxin domain-containing protein, with product MVLNVGDLAPNFELPDTELKMRTLDEFKGKKIVLSFIVAASSPVCEVELCTFRDSWKEISDMGAQIISISNDGPFANKAFAEKHNFNFPLLGDYTSKTIKEYDILLKDLLHIKDYNAAKRSVFIIMEDGKVGYKWVSEDPLKEPNYEEIKNFLK from the coding sequence ATGGTATTGAATGTAGGCGATCTTGCTCCAAATTTTGAACTCCCTGATACAGAATTAAAAATGAGGACTTTAGATGAATTTAAGGGTAAAAAGATCGTATTATCATTCATAGTAGCAGCAAGTTCACCAGTATGTGAGGTTGAATTATGCACATTCAGAGATTCATGGAAAGAAATTTCAGATATGGGTGCACAAATAATTTCAATTAGTAATGATGGACCCTTTGCAAATAAAGCATTTGCAGAGAAACATAATTTCAATTTTCCACTATTAGGAGATTATACAAGTAAAACAATCAAAGAGTATGATATCTTATTAAAAGATCTATTGCACATCAAAGACTACAATGCAGCAAAACGTTCAGTATTCATAATTATGGAAGATGGAAAAGTTGGATACAAATGGGTATCAGAAGATCCATTAAAAGAACCAAATTACGAAGAAATTAAAAACTTTTTAAAATAA
- a CDS encoding NADH-quinone oxidoreductase subunit A, translating into MFGFAVVAMAPALLISRMISPRKKSNPVKFLPMECGQVPSGEGRTHFMMQYYPYILMFVIFDVVAIFLYAWGSALLELPKSATLPMIGFLAIMFGAMSFALYQSGRRRIW; encoded by the coding sequence ATGTTCGGGTTCGCAGTAGTAGCAATGGCACCCGCATTATTGATTTCTCGAATGATTTCACCACGTAAAAAGAGTAATCCTGTAAAATTTTTGCCAATGGAATGTGGACAAGTTCCAAGCGGTGAGGGTAGAACTCATTTTATGATGCAGTATTACCCGTACATTTTGATGTTCGTAATTTTTGATGTAGTTGCAATTTTCTTATATGCTTGGGGTAGTGCACTTTTGGAACTTCCGAAAAGTGCAACTTTACCAATGATAGGATTTTTAGCAATAATGTTTGGTGCAATGTCTTTTGCACTTTATCAATCAGGGAGAAGAAGAATTTGGTAG